In Candidatus Zixiibacteriota bacterium, one DNA window encodes the following:
- a CDS encoding sigma-54-dependent Fis family transcriptional regulator, with translation MKAEENQIPEHSDVERLRRALGELRLINSLIARISQVREVNHIMDLILGELVRATQADQGLINLVTPMAEGDALTTVVRTSKSKAETTPFKANELICGWVLTNRVLLKIDDLDHDERFSGMSSSNGLFKSVICCPMLVRNEIIGLTSLVRSAGKGPFTDEHCRLVGILTSQSAQLLSNARLLEELAAKNELLELSRQKLHDEYARLQSEVSATFAFEQIVGKSAPMKRVLALASKFSCTDSAVLIVGATGTGKELLARAIHYNSPRKDRPFIIKNCGIKTESLLESELFGHVRGAFTGADREKRGLFKEADGGTIFLDEIGDAPLSTQAAILRVIQSGEIRPLGSTKTEYVDVRVLSATNKNLKDEIARGNFRDDLYYRLNTFTLELPSLAERTEDIPLLINHFLKRLRIKLGVAELHISPGALERFLRYDWPGNVRQLEHELERAAVVCGSDGVIEVTDLSPVLAAPAFSGEQSNSYRGELRLVVERVEREMIAQTLKEHEGNIMQTAEALGLTRKGLKDKMDRYGIKR, from the coding sequence ATGAAAGCAGAAGAGAATCAGATTCCCGAACATTCGGATGTCGAACGTCTGCGCAGAGCGTTGGGTGAGTTACGACTCATCAATAGTCTGATCGCGCGTATCAGTCAGGTGCGCGAGGTCAACCATATCATGGATTTGATCCTGGGGGAGCTGGTGCGCGCCACGCAAGCGGACCAGGGACTCATCAATCTGGTGACCCCGATGGCCGAGGGGGATGCATTGACGACGGTTGTTCGAACATCAAAATCGAAGGCTGAGACTACCCCGTTCAAAGCAAACGAACTGATTTGCGGCTGGGTGCTCACCAATCGCGTGTTGTTGAAGATCGATGATCTCGATCATGACGAGCGGTTTTCCGGTATGTCATCGTCGAACGGTCTGTTCAAGTCGGTCATTTGTTGTCCGATGCTGGTACGCAACGAAATCATTGGCCTGACCAGTCTCGTCCGAAGTGCCGGCAAGGGTCCGTTCACCGATGAGCACTGCCGACTCGTAGGCATACTAACCTCGCAGTCGGCTCAATTGCTCAGCAACGCGCGTTTGCTGGAAGAACTGGCCGCCAAGAACGAACTCCTCGAATTGTCGCGGCAGAAACTCCACGATGAGTATGCCCGGCTGCAGTCCGAAGTCTCCGCCACGTTCGCTTTTGAGCAGATAGTCGGCAAATCGGCTCCGATGAAACGAGTCCTGGCGCTGGCGTCTAAGTTCAGCTGCACTGACTCGGCCGTTCTTATCGTGGGCGCCACCGGTACCGGCAAAGAACTGCTGGCCCGGGCCATCCATTACAATTCGCCCCGGAAGGATCGCCCGTTCATCATAAAGAATTGCGGCATCAAGACAGAATCCCTGTTGGAATCGGAGCTGTTCGGACATGTGAGAGGCGCCTTCACCGGCGCCGACCGCGAAAAACGGGGCCTTTTTAAGGAAGCCGATGGCGGCACGATATTTCTCGATGAGATCGGCGATGCTCCGCTCTCCACCCAGGCTGCGATCCTTCGGGTCATACAGAGCGGCGAGATCAGACCGTTGGGATCGACGAAGACCGAGTATGTGGATGTGCGGGTGCTGTCGGCGACGAACAAAAACCTGAAGGACGAGATTGCCAGGGGGAATTTCCGCGACGACCTCTACTATCGCCTCAATACGTTCACGCTGGAGTTGCCGTCTCTGGCGGAGCGCACCGAAGATATTCCGCTCCTTATCAATCACTTTCTTAAGCGGCTTCGGATCAAGCTCGGCGTGGCGGAGCTGCACATCTCACCGGGCGCGCTTGAACGCTTCTTGAGATACGACTGGCCGGGCAACGTGCGTCAATTGGAACATGAACTGGAGCGGGCGGCCGTGGTGTGCGGCTCGGACGGGGTGATCGAAGTGACCGACCTCTCCCCGGTTCTCGCGGCCCCGGCCTTTTCCGGCGAACAGTCGAACTCTTATCGAGGAGAGCTCCGCCTGGTTGTCGAGCGAGTTGAGCGAGAGATGATAGCCCAGACGCTTAAGGAGCACGAGGGGAATATCATGCAAACGGCGGAGGCGCTGGGTCTGACGAGAAAGGGCCTGAAAGACAAAATGGACCGCTACGGCATCAAGCGCTAA
- a CDS encoding protein kinase has translation MDSDQPITGLRAGLSFSHYSVRRKLGAGGMGEVWLAEDASLQRRVALKFLSPQLTSDPDCHAKLKREAQAAAALNHPNIITIYEVGEFQGRSFIAMEYVDGESLKDRMATGRLAIPEVIQMTKQIARGLGRAHAVGTVHRDIKPHNILLTKDGTAKILDFGLAQLCSGSDVTRTSATVGTMAYMSPEQAKAQEVTPASDLFALGVVMYEMLTGVLPFRGEYEAAVLYAIVHQEPEPLQKLRPDIPPALEQLVMRLLEKDPSKRLQSADDLLAQLQAISVSGHAQASHIESSTRHRRLLVSSGIAVLALVVAITGWHVYKPHVSAKGAGAPMLAVLPFDNLGLPGDEYFADGMTDAVTMQLAKAGRMGVVSRASSMQYKGSKLRVAEIGSELGVDYAITGAVNWERTVTPSRVRISAALVKVADDTYLWADSYERPLEHIFELQAEIAQRVAAALNVAVGSPAEQQGGGLTPNLQAYDFYLRGNQYFNRSWDKDDIQIALRMYRQAVALDSGFASAYAMLCRAEESMYWEYYDRSDATRRRARQAVDRALTLQPDLLEGHLALGYYYYHCELDYENALREFDRALTLQPTHAELLNAVGAVQRRQGKLDAAAQNFMKALEYDPRSYLKAFDVALTFAMMREFREANRFLDRTIALAPDWPLPHVVRAWMAVLRDGDAGESRRVLAQVPAQVDLARSPYYWWLMRILESDFSKVLSQTRLGTDTAGFYLHRAQMYRLLGRGQQEYAYADSARCILETKVRALPEDARFNSQLGLAYAGMRRKSEAIAYARKGVELLPTSRDAYDALFLMVNLAETLMIFDEYDAAVEQLGALLSVPGFVSVPYLKADPLWKPLHDHPAFRKLLAGAA, from the coding sequence ATGGATTCGGACCAGCCAATAACCGGCCTTCGCGCTGGTCTTTCATTCAGCCATTATTCGGTGCGTCGAAAACTTGGCGCCGGTGGGATGGGTGAAGTTTGGCTGGCCGAAGATGCCAGCTTGCAGCGGCGAGTGGCGCTCAAGTTCCTGTCCCCTCAGTTGACTTCTGACCCCGACTGTCACGCCAAACTCAAACGGGAAGCACAGGCGGCAGCAGCCCTGAATCATCCCAATATCATCACTATTTATGAGGTGGGGGAGTTTCAGGGACGATCGTTTATCGCCATGGAATATGTAGATGGCGAATCACTCAAGGATCGGATGGCTACCGGGCGGTTGGCAATCCCTGAGGTAATTCAGATGACCAAACAGATAGCACGCGGTCTGGGCCGAGCGCATGCTGTCGGTACCGTCCACCGCGACATCAAACCGCACAATATCCTGCTGACAAAGGACGGCACGGCGAAGATCCTCGATTTCGGTCTGGCGCAGCTTTGCAGCGGTTCTGATGTCACGCGGACGAGCGCCACGGTCGGGACCATGGCGTACATGTCGCCCGAGCAGGCGAAAGCACAGGAGGTCACGCCGGCCTCCGACCTGTTCGCGCTTGGCGTGGTGATGTATGAAATGCTGACCGGAGTGCTGCCGTTTCGCGGGGAGTATGAGGCGGCTGTGCTGTACGCTATCGTCCACCAGGAGCCGGAGCCGCTCCAGAAACTCCGTCCGGATATTCCACCAGCTCTCGAACAGCTCGTTATGCGTCTGCTTGAGAAAGACCCTTCCAAACGGCTTCAAAGTGCTGACGACCTTCTGGCTCAGTTACAGGCAATATCGGTGTCAGGCCATGCGCAAGCGTCACACATCGAATCGTCAACTCGGCACCGGCGTCTTCTGGTGTCTAGTGGGATTGCCGTTCTCGCACTTGTTGTAGCGATCACAGGCTGGCACGTCTACAAGCCGCATGTGAGCGCGAAAGGAGCCGGGGCGCCAATGCTGGCGGTGCTGCCGTTCGACAACCTCGGCCTGCCCGGCGATGAGTACTTCGCCGACGGCATGACTGACGCAGTGACTATGCAATTGGCCAAGGCGGGGCGAATGGGAGTAGTCTCACGAGCCAGTTCCATGCAGTACAAGGGGAGCAAACTTCGGGTCGCTGAGATCGGGTCGGAACTGGGCGTCGATTACGCCATCACCGGTGCGGTGAATTGGGAAAGGACTGTTACACCGAGTCGCGTGCGGATCAGCGCGGCGCTGGTGAAAGTAGCCGATGACACATACTTGTGGGCCGACAGTTATGAACGACCGCTTGAGCACATATTTGAGCTGCAGGCGGAGATCGCGCAGCGTGTCGCGGCGGCGCTCAATGTGGCAGTTGGTTCACCCGCGGAACAGCAGGGGGGCGGATTGACCCCCAACCTGCAGGCCTATGACTTCTACTTGAGAGGTAATCAGTATTTCAATCGAAGCTGGGACAAGGACGACATTCAAATCGCGCTACGCATGTATCGACAGGCAGTCGCACTCGATTCCGGCTTCGCTTCTGCTTATGCCATGCTCTGCCGGGCGGAGGAGAGCATGTACTGGGAATACTATGACCGCTCGGACGCCACCCGCCGGAGAGCGCGGCAGGCAGTCGACCGGGCACTGACGCTCCAGCCGGATCTGCTCGAAGGACACCTTGCGCTCGGCTATTACTACTACCACTGTGAGCTCGATTATGAGAATGCCTTGAGGGAGTTCGACCGGGCGCTGACACTTCAACCGACTCATGCGGAACTGCTTAATGCAGTTGGGGCGGTGCAACGGAGACAGGGGAAACTCGACGCTGCCGCACAGAATTTCATGAAAGCACTGGAGTACGACCCGCGATCTTATCTGAAAGCGTTTGATGTGGCACTGACCTTTGCCATGATGCGCGAGTTTCGAGAGGCAAATCGATTTCTGGATCGTACCATCGCGCTGGCCCCGGACTGGCCGCTTCCGCACGTGGTCAGAGCTTGGATGGCGGTGCTTCGTGACGGCGACGCGGGCGAATCCAGAAGGGTACTCGCGCAAGTCCCAGCGCAAGTGGATCTGGCAAGATCACCGTACTATTGGTGGCTCATGCGGATACTGGAGAGTGATTTCAGCAAGGTGCTGTCGCAGACACGCCTGGGAACCGATACCGCTGGATTCTATCTGCATCGCGCCCAGATGTACCGCTTGCTTGGACGGGGACAGCAGGAATACGCCTATGCCGATTCGGCGCGGTGCATTCTGGAGACAAAGGTCCGGGCGTTGCCGGAGGATGCGCGCTTCAACAGCCAGTTGGGTCTGGCCTATGCGGGCATGCGACGAAAGAGCGAAGCAATTGCTTACGCGCGAAAAGGGGTCGAACTGCTGCCGACGTCACGGGATGCGTATGACGCACTGTTTCTAATGGTCAATCTTGCCGAAACGCTGATGATCTTCGACGAGTACGATGCCGCCGTCGAGCAGCTTGGAGCCCTGTTGAGTGTGCCCGGTTTCGTGTCAGTGCCGTACCTGAAAGCGGACCCGCTTTGGAAGCCGCTCCACGATCATCCGGCGTTCCGCAAGCTGTTGGCGGGTGCGGCCTGA
- a CDS encoding GNAT family N-acetyltransferase has protein sequence MDKNNFRFFTVAERPDLAQVVSKFPGQFWPLFMLQDPIANRLFGPLYQTFAEYQFALIDTGTDGIVAVGNSIPLAFDADPHLLPDDGWDWALQQGFEDLAGGLPLHCLCALQIVIDPKYRSLGLSTRMVLRMREIASAHSLNRLFAPVRPNQKSLYPLIPMEKYIRWKSEDGLPFDPWLRTHTRLGADIIRVCPSAMRIPGSVPDWETWTSMRLPETGEYIIPGALVPVRIDREANLGLYVEPNVWMCHQLGNSAARKS, from the coding sequence ATGGACAAAAACAACTTCCGATTTTTCACCGTAGCCGAACGGCCCGACCTGGCGCAAGTCGTCTCCAAATTCCCAGGTCAGTTCTGGCCCCTATTCATGCTACAGGACCCGATTGCCAACCGGTTGTTCGGCCCACTGTACCAGACGTTCGCCGAATACCAGTTTGCGCTAATCGATACCGGAACGGATGGCATTGTGGCTGTCGGCAACAGCATTCCTTTGGCGTTCGATGCCGACCCGCATCTGTTGCCGGACGACGGCTGGGACTGGGCGCTGCAACAGGGGTTCGAGGATCTCGCCGGCGGGTTGCCACTTCACTGTTTATGCGCGCTCCAGATCGTCATCGATCCGAAATACCGCTCGCTCGGGTTAAGCACTCGTATGGTCCTGAGGATGCGGGAGATCGCTTCGGCGCACTCACTGAACAGACTGTTTGCCCCGGTTCGGCCGAACCAGAAATCGCTCTACCCGCTTATCCCGATGGAGAAGTACATTCGGTGGAAGTCTGAGGACGGTCTTCCGTTTGACCCCTGGCTTCGCACCCATACGCGTCTGGGCGCGGATATCATCCGGGTCTGCCCAAGCGCCATGCGTATCCCCGGCAGTGTGCCCGACTGGGAGACCTGGACTTCGATGCGCCTACCGGAAACCGGGGAGTACATAATACCGGGCGCCCTTGTGCCTGTCAGAATTGACCGCGAAGCCAACCTGGGACTGTATGTGGAGCCAAACGTGTGGATGTGCCATCAACTTGGGAACTCCGCCGCCCGGAAGTCGTAG
- a CDS encoding winged helix-turn-helix domain-containing protein has translation MELTIGEMAGKVWSTLLKKEEIALTQLPKMVHEKEVLVYQALGWLAREGKVNYRVDGNKTFVSLIR, from the coding sequence ATGGAATTGACGATCGGCGAAATGGCGGGCAAGGTCTGGAGCACCCTCTTGAAGAAAGAGGAGATCGCCCTGACGCAGCTCCCGAAAATGGTCCATGAAAAGGAAGTTCTGGTATATCAGGCGCTGGGGTGGCTGGCCCGTGAAGGGAAAGTCAACTACCGGGTCGACGGCAATAAGACGTTTGTCTCGCTGATTCGATAG